The following DNA comes from Ammospiza caudacuta isolate bAmmCau1 chromosome 7, bAmmCau1.pri, whole genome shotgun sequence.
cccttcggctccgcctggcccgagcccggccccggacGCGACACAGGGTCCCGTCCCGACCCCGGCCCCGGCCTCGGCCCCGGCTTCTCCCGGGGCCTGCGGAGGACAcacgcggcgcggccgctcccgccacCTCCGCTGCGGTttccccggcccgagctccgccgctcggcagcgcggccgccggccccgagcctcccGTGCCGCGTTCCGAAGAGCGAACGCCGGGGCATGGCCGGCCCGGGGTgggtgaggggcgctcgggggccgttgctggccccgggccgagcgctgacagccgcgtcccgcccgcagggaAAACGCagcagggcctgaaggagcaGTACAGGCTGGGTTCGCTGCTGGGGCGCGGCGGCTTCGGCAGCGTATTCGCGGCCACGCGGCTCTCGGACGGCGCCCCGGTGAGCGGCGGACAAGGAGGAGggggcggaggaggaggaggaggagaagggcagaggatggggctgggcagggcaggcggCGAGCTGAGCCCGCTGCTCCCCTTGACTTGCAGGTGGCCATCAAAAGGGTGCCACGGAACCGCGTCCTGCACTGGGGTGAGCTGGTGAGTGAGCGGgccagcagccggggctgccggccgGGGATGAGCCGAGGCCCGGCAGGGTGGGAGCCGCCAGGACACCCCGAGGGAGAGCGGGCGTGGGGCCAGCGCAGGGCGCAGAGCATcccgggctggctgagggcttcACGAGCCCCGGCATGGCATCAGCCCCACTGACGGCATCgtgctcctcccgcagcccgacggcaccagcgcacccctggagattgtgctgctggccaaggtgtCCACTGGCTTCCCTGGTGTggtccagctgctggagtggctTGAGCTCCCCAAGGACATCTTGATGGTGCTGGAGCGGCCAAAGCGGTGTCAGGATCTGAATCGTTTCATTCGGGCACGGCGGTTCCTGCCCGAGGAGGAGGCGCGGGAGCTGTtccgccaggtgctggaggccgtgcggcactgcaccagctgcggGGTGCTGCACCGCGACATCAAACCAGGGAACATCCTGGTTGACCTGGACACTGGGCAGGCCAAACTAATTGACTTTGGCTGTGGCACCTACCTGCTAGACACAGTCTACACTCACTTTGCAGGTGAGCCCACGCAGGGCTCCTGGGCCCAGCATCTCATGACccaacatctcccagcccaagctggctgtggcagcagggattCTCTCTTTTGCGGCCCTTCATGGCACTGAGTCTTCAGCTGAGTTTCTTTTGAAACTCAGGGCTGAGTGGGTAGCcatcttccagccctgcaggcagccttTGCCCCCCACTCTGCCCAGAactggtgctggggcagccagcccaaCAAAAACACCCGTGGGTGGGGGTAGCAGAGAGGGGGGACCGGAACCTGTGCCCAGCCGGTTTGGTGTGCAGGTGAGAAAGGGCTTGGACTGCTCCACTCACCTGGTCTGTTGGGGTTCATAATGTTTTTTGGGgcaatgcaggcagggaggatgaGAGCATGGTTTTTCCCAGCACTGGGTGGGTTCTTCCTTGTTATGGTCAGGCCTTGCCAGGGCTTCCACTGCCCCCTTGAAATACTAGAGGTTTCTTTTCCAACCCCAAGTCTGTACACAAGTCCCAGGTGCTGATGAGAGGGCAATGCTCACCCTGTGTGCCTCTGAGGCAGCCCCCAcatgcccagggatgctggggccaggctctgggagcagcagcatccccctgaTGAACTCCATCTGTATTCCATAGGAACACGGTCATACAGCCCCCCAGAATGGACCCACTTTGGCTGGTACTATGGCAAGCCAGCTACCATCtggtccctgggcatcctgctgcACCAGATGGTCTGCGGGGAGCACCCTTTCAGGAGTTGCCAGAACATCAGCTGGGACCATCAGCTCTCACTGCCACAACGGCTTTCTCAAGGTGGATCCTCATGTCTGGGCACGGGGGgaatcccagtgctgggagacaGCAGTGGACTCGTGAGCAtcctgcactggcagctgctgaggaggtggcacatgtcctgctctcctccaaaaCAGGGAGTTGATGGGAAAGTTCAGGCCGAGCTTTGAGCAcatccagcatggcctgggcattgGAATGGTGGGGCAAAGCCGATAGGAGCCTTCTCCAACTAACTGGTGGTTTCTGGTTTCTCTGCCCAGAGTGCCAAGATCTGATCAGGCGGTGTTTATCCATGCTGGACTTGGAAAGGCCCTCATTAGAAGACCTGTTCTGTCATCC
Coding sequences within:
- the LOC131559716 gene encoding serine/threonine-protein kinase pim-1-like — protein: GRAMPPARPRPRAGLPRARPRPSRRGLASARLWPYWRWRCWAGISAWCGGGIAALRLRLARARPRTRHRVPSRPRPRPRPRLLPGPAEDTRGAAAPATSAAVSPARAPPLGSAAAGPEPPVPRSEERTPGHGRPGVGEGRSGAVAGPGPSADSRVPPAGKTQQGLKEQYRLGSLLGRGGFGSVFAATRLSDGAPVAIKRVPRNRVLHWGELPDGTSAPLEIVLLAKVSTGFPGVVQLLEWLELPKDILMVLERPKRCQDLNRFIRARRFLPEEEARELFRQVLEAVRHCTSCGVLHRDIKPGNILVDLDTGQAKLIDFGCGTYLLDTVYTHFAGTRSYSPPEWTHFGWYYGKPATIWSLGILLHQMVCGEHPFRSCQNISWDHQLSLPQRLSQECQDLIRRCLSMLDLERPSLEDLFCHPWMQDIHLP